In the Aythya fuligula isolate bAytFul2 chromosome 8, bAytFul2.pri, whole genome shotgun sequence genome, one interval contains:
- the SLC35A3 gene encoding UDP-N-acetylglucosamine transporter, translating into MSTNLKYLSLSILVFQTTSLVLTMRYSRTLKEEGPRYLSSTAVVLAELLKILTCILLVYKDSKCNLRALNRVLHDEILNKPMETLKLAIPSGIYTLQNNLLYVALSNLDAATYQVTYQLKILTTALFSVSMLSKKLGVYQWLSLVILMTGVAFVQWPSDSQATAAKEHSAGSQFVGLMAVLIACFSSGFAGVYFEKILKETKQSVWIRNIQLGFFGSIFGLMGVYIYDGEQLSKNGFFQGYNQLTWIVVVLQALGGLVVAAVIKYADNILKGFATSLSIILSTLISYFWLQDFVPTSVFFFGAILVIAATFLYGYDPKPAGNPIKA; encoded by the exons atgTCTACCAATTTAAAGTACCTTTCCTTGAGCATCCTGGTTTTTCAGACTACAAGTCTAGTGTTGACCATGCGTTACTCTCGGACACTGAAAGAAGAAGGACCTCGTTACTTATCCTCTACTGCAGTAGTTCTTGCTGAACTCCTGAAGATTTTAACCTGTATTCTATTGGTCTACAAAGACAGCA AGTGCAATTTACGGGCTCTGAACAGAGTGTTACATGATGAAATCCTTAATAAGCCCATGGAAACTCTTAAACTTGCAATTCCTTCAGGAATTTATACTCTTCAGAATAACCTGCTGTATGTAGCATTGTCAAACCTAGATGCAGCCACATACCAG GTTACGTATCAACTGAAAATTCTTACCACGGCACTCTTTTCTGTGTCCATGTTAAGTAAGAAATTGGGCGTATACCAGTGGCTGTCATTAGTGATTTTGATGACAGGAGTGGCATTTGTGCAG TGGCCTTCAGACTCTCAAGCAACAGCTGCTAAGGAACACTCAGCAGGATCTCAGTTTGTAGGCCTGATGGCAGTTCTTATAGCATGCTTTTCTAGTGGATTCGCTGGagtttattttgagaaaattttGAAGGAAACTAAGCAGTCTGTGTGGATCAGAAACATTCAGCTTG GATTTTTTGGTAGCATATTTGGACTGATGGGTGTATACATTTATGATGGAGAACAGCTGtcaaaaaatggattttttcaaGGATATAATCAACTTACTTGGATAGTTGTTGTTCTACAG GCACTTGGAGGCCTGGTCGTTGCTGCTGTTATAAAATATGCAGACAACATTTTAAAGGGATTTGCAACTTCCCTCTCTATTATACTGTCAACATTGATCTCCTATTTCTGGCTTCAGGATTTTGTTCCTACAAG